The following coding sequences are from one Geodermatophilus normandii window:
- a CDS encoding sigma-70 family RNA polymerase sigma factor, which produces MGAVTRPARRPEGDPGDADLVARVRAGERGAVDDLYDRFRRPAFALARRILADDTLAEDVVQDVFLTVWRDPHAYDGGRGSFASWLMAMVHHKAVDAVRREESHRRRQARAEDDLALSAPTSARDVEDDAWTRLVAERVRAALGTLPDAQREALTLAYYGGYTQREVAALTRAPLGTVKTRMLAGMRRLKEELGAVAGGTAGGALSGPAAVDGGAR; this is translated from the coding sequence ATGGGAGCCGTGACGCGTCCGGCACGACGTCCGGAGGGCGACCCCGGCGACGCGGACCTGGTCGCCCGCGTGCGCGCCGGCGAGCGGGGTGCCGTCGACGACCTCTACGACCGCTTCCGGCGGCCCGCCTTCGCGCTGGCCCGCCGGATCCTCGCCGACGACACCCTCGCCGAGGACGTCGTCCAGGACGTCTTCCTCACCGTCTGGCGCGATCCGCACGCCTACGACGGTGGCCGCGGCAGCTTCGCCTCCTGGCTGATGGCGATGGTGCACCACAAGGCCGTGGACGCCGTCCGCCGCGAGGAGTCCCACCGCCGCCGCCAGGCCCGCGCCGAGGACGACCTCGCCCTCAGCGCGCCCACGAGCGCCCGTGACGTCGAGGACGACGCCTGGACCCGGCTGGTGGCCGAGCGGGTGCGCGCCGCGCTCGGCACGCTGCCCGACGCCCAGCGCGAGGCGCTGACCCTGGCCTACTACGGCGGCTACACCCAGCGCGAGGTCGCCGCCCTGACCCGCGCGCCGCTCGGCACGGTCAAGACCCGCATGCTCGCCGGGATGCGCCGGCTCAAGGAGGAGCTCGGTGCCGTGGCCGGAGGCACCGCCGGCGGCGCGCTCAGCGGCCCCGCCGCGGTCGACGGAGGAGCCCGGTGA
- a CDS encoding SsgA family sporulation/cell division regulator, whose translation MAHRSSPGYTVPTTLYLVGPTSWTEVPAVLSYAVSDPFAVRIGFGDADEPVDDGITWLLGRELLAAGLERPAGDGDVRVWPARTSGDVLYLHLRAPSGEALFELSRATVAAFLQRTEELVPSGQETAALDVDDALAALLSGGGADPGTR comes from the coding sequence ATGGCACACCGCTCCTCCCCCGGGTACACCGTCCCCACGACGCTGTACCTGGTCGGCCCGACCTCCTGGACCGAGGTGCCCGCCGTCCTCTCCTACGCGGTGTCCGACCCGTTCGCGGTGCGGATCGGCTTCGGCGACGCCGACGAGCCCGTCGACGACGGCATCACCTGGTTGCTGGGCCGCGAGCTGCTCGCCGCGGGGCTCGAGCGGCCGGCCGGCGACGGCGACGTGCGGGTCTGGCCGGCCCGCACCAGTGGCGACGTCCTCTACCTGCACCTGCGCGCACCCTCGGGCGAGGCGCTCTTCGAGCTGTCCCGCGCCACCGTCGCCGCCTTCCTGCAGCGGACCGAGGAGCTCGTGCCCTCCGGGCAGGAGACGGCGGCCCTCGACGTCGACGACGCGCTGGCCGCACTCCTCTCCGGCGGCGGCGCCGACCCCGGGACGCGCTGA